A window of Oligoflexus sp. contains these coding sequences:
- a CDS encoding EscU/YscU/HrcU family type III secretion system export apparatus switch protein produces MAAEDDGQDRSEEASPERRDEFRERGQIAVSREVTSVLVLAAVIGMFGYYLMWLMHRLQHFMISHFQHLSTEQVTSKSITGYLGEVGRELLIMITPIFIATTVASVAVTFFQTRLNWSWQKLAPDFTRLDPFKGFMKTFSMDSVVELLKSVGKMLIVGCMTYTILQGEWVKMPGLLHMTYLQSWAYWTSMTKTLIWSVIGLLLFLGAADFLYNFFSLEKKMKMTKQEVKDEYKKRELDPHVKAKMKRMQREMSSAKTIAATRTATAVITNPTHFAVAIYYELGMGAPIVVAKGQDLVAKQMKEVAKESDIPIIENKPLARTLFKVCKVGQEIPESLYKAVSEVIRYVFLLKGKKLSRK; encoded by the coding sequence ATGGCTGCCGAAGATGATGGCCAGGACCGAAGTGAAGAAGCGAGCCCCGAGCGACGCGACGAGTTCCGTGAGCGCGGTCAGATCGCTGTGTCCCGCGAAGTCACATCGGTTTTGGTGCTGGCTGCGGTCATCGGTATGTTCGGCTATTACCTGATGTGGCTGATGCATCGACTGCAGCACTTCATGATTTCCCATTTTCAGCATCTGAGTACCGAACAGGTGACCAGTAAAAGCATCACAGGGTATTTGGGAGAAGTCGGGCGTGAGCTTCTGATTATGATTACGCCGATCTTCATAGCAACGACGGTGGCATCGGTTGCCGTCACCTTCTTTCAGACGCGATTGAACTGGTCCTGGCAAAAATTGGCTCCCGATTTCACGCGGCTTGATCCTTTCAAAGGATTCATGAAGACCTTCAGCATGGATTCGGTGGTCGAGCTTTTGAAAAGCGTGGGCAAGATGCTGATCGTCGGGTGCATGACCTATACCATCCTTCAGGGTGAATGGGTGAAGATGCCCGGCCTTCTGCATATGACCTATCTGCAGTCCTGGGCTTACTGGACATCCATGACCAAGACCCTGATCTGGTCCGTGATCGGTCTGCTCCTCTTTTTGGGTGCGGCTGACTTCCTTTACAACTTCTTCAGCCTTGAAAAGAAGATGAAGATGACCAAGCAGGAAGTCAAAGATGAATACAAAAAGCGGGAATTGGATCCCCATGTCAAAGCCAAGATGAAGCGCATGCAGCGGGAGATGTCGAGCGCCAAGACCATTGCGGCCACACGCACGGCGACGGCTGTCATCACCAACCCGACTCACTTTGCGGTCGCCATTTATTATGAACTGGGCATGGGTGCCCCCATCGTCGTGGCCAAAGGCCAGGATCTGGTTGCGAAGCAGATGAAGGAAGTCGCCAAGGAATCGGATATCCCGATCATCGAGAACAAGCCCCTGGCGCGAACTCTTTTCAAGGTTTGCAAAGTCGGCCAGGAAATACCTGAGTCTCTTTACAAAGCCGTGTCCGAAGTTATCCGTTACGTGTTCCTGCTCAAAGGTAAAAAACTCAGTCGGAAATAG